The genomic stretch gggaccgggcggcaaccgggaatgTCGCAGATGTCCGTCCGGTTGGCATCGGTGCGCCGCCCGGTTGCCTCCGGGGAGGATCCGGCCCAGGGCTCGGTCTGACCGGCCCTAGGACCGGTtggtccggtctggggcccggttggccggcccctgggccggctgggcctcctcctcccgcctcttcttcctcttccttcttctcttctttccttcttcttcttctctcttccttgcaccatgggagttccttctctcttggtccttgtcgacgtcggcacctatagacaccatgatgataggcatgaggtagcataccattcaagttggtgttgaggtcgaccatagagaggaaagggttcaccttgacatatatggcggggttttgcgTTGTTGGTTCACTTGAGGGACTCCttagccatggtgtagcgtcgacgataggcggggctacatcaggaGGAAGTACTTCCAGAAAGTAATTGAACTTCCTTTTGTAAAGTAtaggaaatttgcccgtgcgttgcgacggGTTACGAAAAATCGATGTAATTACCAGCCACACAAACTAAGTTATCGTTAGTTTTTGCATtttcatttaaatttgaattttcattcaaatttgatatattataataTATGTAACCAATGCAAAAAAAATCTCCTATATGTAAATAAAAAAGTACACAAATGTCTCATGTACAAATGCAAAACATACATAAATCTTCTTGTATAAACTCTATTATATGCATAGCTAGTACCATATTCCATCTGTCTCAAATATATAAGTAAGGATGAAAAGGGAGAAACCAAACCTCCTTTATGAATAAAATGGGAagctaaacttgtgaaataagaTCCTTTGCAACCTAAGGAGCACAAATTCTGAATCAAAATCTTATATTGAATATCTTCTAATGCTTATTAATTGAATATTCTTGCCATTATTCTTGCCTAGTTGTAAGGCTGTGAAGTATTGAAGCTCACAAAGACAAAATGTTGCAAAGAAATTGTATCATGATAAATAGAGATATATGATATTTATGGGCAGTCAAAATCCTAGAAAGGTGGAACCAAATAAAATCAATCATAGGCTGACTAAAGGTCCATGGCTATCTATATTGCAAATCGTTTGTCTTAGCTACACATTTAGACATGTAGTACAGAGAAGCATCACCAAATTATATTATCCTCACATCTGCATAGCTTTTATTGAATTGCATTGAAACAAATATTGTATGAATGGATGGAGGATCATCACCAAGCATAACTAATTAAGCACTACCTACTATCGAGGATTCTTTTGGTTAGAACGTATGCTCTTTGTCAATGATCAACCAAGTGGACACACTCTGAACCAGGGCAGCTACCTGAACCTGAACGTGCGTCATTACCCTGCTACTATCTGAAGCTGCGCCCCTAGAGATGGAGCTCGGGCTCGAGAACCGGGATGCCGAGAGTCACCGACGCACGGTCGTTTCCCAGTGATTGTGTATGCCGCTGGTAGAGCCGACCGCTTTGCCCGGAACTGCTGCTCGCGCTGCATCTGAACGTGCCGCTGCTCGCCGCTGGCCGCTCGGTGCCGACCCTGCCAAGCCGTGACCAGCTAGAAGTGCAGACCGCACCTTGCCATCGGCCAAGCCGTGACCAGCTAGCCGTGTGCAGGCCGCACCTTGCCATCGAGCGCCTCGTGCGCACCTGCTCGCTGCCCAAACGTACTCAGGACTCATGCCTGAGCGCTTCTGTCGGCTATGTTGCGCGCCTGCGAAGTACGAACTCCTCGCTCCTGAGCTGCCGCGCGCTGCTGCCGCCCATGCCAGCGGCTCGCAGAGCCTAGTTgtcggccgccatggccgcgttcCCGCTGGTCACACGCCGCTTCTGATCGCTGCACTGCCAAGGCGATCCTCCGGCATCGTCCGCACTCAACACGCTGAGAGACACTTGTGCAGGTAGCGAGAGGCTATCCTAGGGGCGTTGGGATATATCTGAGACGTCCCGTCACCGTTGCAGACCATATTCATGATTTTTCCGGTGCACCAGTACATGGCTTGCAGAAGGCAGTAATGGAACGACGGACATCATTGAGCAAGCGCGGTTGGTTTCCTGGCTTGCAGAACTGCTCGTCGACTCCATGAAACACTTCTCGTTCCTGCCATTGACGTAGTGGTACTGGAAGCTTTGCTGGTCGACGCCCGTCCCCGTCCACGAGACCACAGCCTTGTTCATGAACATTGCCGGGAAGGAGTCGTCATTAATTTTTTCGTGTGTGTGCTTAGATCGATAGGCAATGGATCCCATATTTATTGGCTGACGGAAGGCAAGAATAGGCTGGATCGGGTATGATCAGGATTCTAAGGGGATTCTAAAGTTTCCATCTGTTTCTTCTCTGAGTGGATCAAACATCTCAGAGATTCAGTACTACACGGTGCGTATCCATCCGGTTCTTTTCTCGCAAGACTATGCTAGCCAAACTGGACTCTGCTAGCCAAACCGCGTATACATAGGATACCATGGAGCAAGCCAGAACGAGCAGTCTGATCCGGAACTCCGGATTGAACTCTCCATCACCAACTGACTCGTGCGGCAGGAAATCAGCTGCCCGAAATACGGAATTAAACTTGACGTACGAAACCAAACACGACGGACGAAAACGGACcgaaccacggaaacgcttctccctttattattaggtatagatagatatagatataCTATATCTTGTCAGAGCCAGCCAAACTGATCCAGCTGCATCTGCAACATCCAATACTTGCTCTGTTCCTCTCGAAATTATAAAACCCATCGTTCTCTTGGACATGCTGCCTGCAAAGATTCATGTGACGAAAAGGATAGGCGGCGAGATGACTACATGCCGCATGTACTCCACCCCACCCCGAATGGCACTGATCGAGCTGCCTTGCGGTTTAGACAAGTGTCCACCTCCTCGTGGCCTCTTCCTCCCGTTCGTCTCCAGGAGAGCATAAAGTATGCAGAGGCCTCAACCTCCAACCCCTCGAAACCCAGCAATCACAAACTCACAATCCCAACATTCGCCTTTTACTTCGTCGCTCCTCCCCTTCCTCCTGTTTCCTGTAGCTAGGGGGAGCTGAATTCGCATTCGTTGGCCATGAGAGCTGCAAGGCCGGGGCTGCCGCGGTTGATGGCGGTGACGCTTGCGCTAGTGGCATTGTTTGGCGTCGGCGTCCATGGAAGGAACCACATACACAAGAAGCctcacggtggcggtggcgccgggCACAGGGGCGGCGCAAAAGGAGGCAGCACGGTGGTGTCATCGCCGGCTGTTCCGCCGGACGAGGACGCGACGCCCCTggttgcgccgccgccgccgtcgccgtccggCAGCATTGTCCCGTCTGACCCGGCCACGCCGGCTCAGCCGGCGGAGCAGTGCGTGTTCGACGTCCGGGAGTACGGCGCGACGGGGGAAAACACGGCGGACGACACCGAGGCGTTCCGGGCGGCGTGGAGCGCGGCCTGCGCCGTGGAGTCGGCCGTGCTGCTGGTGCCGTCCGACGGCACGTTCACCATCTCCTCCACCACCTTCTCCGGGCCGTGCAAGCCCGGCCTCGTGTTCCAGGTACGAACCCACTTAGTCCAAACCGATCGATGTGCATTTGTTTTCCTCATGTGCAAATCAACCATCAGTGAGCTAGTAAATGCTGATCGACGGGCCATGGTGGTGCAGGTGGACGGGGTGCTGATGCCGCCGGACGGGCCGGACTGCTGGCCGGCGTCGGACAACCGTCGGCAGTGGCTGGTGTTCTCGAACCTGGACGGCATGACGCTGCGCGGCGCCGGCACCATCGAGGGCAACGGCGAGGACTGGTGGAACCTCCCCTGCAAGCCTCACAGGGTACGTAAGCAATAAACTGAACTGACGCTGCGATTTCAGAAACCATTTCTCTCAAATCGACACGAGACGAGGGAGCATCATGACAATGATCAGTCTCCAAACTCTTGCAGGGTCCGAACGGGTCCACGCTGCACGGGCCGTGCGACAGCCCCACGGTATGGATGTTTGTAGCGGCGCTGTCATAACACACAATGTAGCCATTCTTGTCCGCATCAGCAATTCTGGAGTGGGTGCCTGATGATGCATGTGCGTGATGCAGCTGATCAGGTTCTTCATGAGCTGCAACCTGGTGGTTCAGGGCCTCAGGGTGGAGAACAGCCCGGAGTTCCACTTCCGGTTCGACGGCTGCAGCGACGTGCTCGTCGACGGGCTGTTCATCAGGTCGCCGGCCAACAGCCCCAACACCGACGGCATCCACGTCGAGAACACCGAGCGCGTCGGAATCTACAACTCCAAGATCAGCAATGGTACGAAGCAGCTGGTTGCTCTTATTTTGATTGATGCAGTGCAAGCAATTTGTGCGTGACGTGAGGCCAACGATGTTTGTTTTGCATTACAGGTGACGACTGCATCTCAATTGGGACTGGGAGCTATGATGTGGACATACAAAATGTAACATGCGGCCCTGGGCACGGCATAAGGTATCCCTTCTACCCTGTTTTCCTACCGCTAACACATACCATCTGAAAGCAACACTTTTAACCCTCTCTGAATGCCCAATAACAGAGTGGACGATCTGCCCTTTTGTTGGTTTGGAAAACAGACACAAACCATATTCTCCAGTATAATACCACACCCATTTCTACAAAACAAACGAAATCGTGCAATAGAATAGAGCCAATGTGAACTGAATTCTGAATATGATAGAACTGTCGTGTACATATACAACCAATCCGTGCGTTTAGTATGGTGGGTGGGCACCAGACCAGAGGTACGgttcagcagaaaacaacaacccgtGAGGAACATCCCAAAAGTGCCTATAAATGCATGACGGACTCACCTTAGCTTCCGCCATTTCTCTTTCCCCTCGTCTCCTTGTGCACCGtgattcggtgtcctggtcctagATTACACGTGCCAAATTTTGTCAACTACTCAACTACTAGGTTAGTCACATGAAAAAAGGTTGCTCAGATGAAAACCACCTTTAAGAATTCTTCCACTTGTAGGTAAATCCAATTGTACATTCTCCATTGCGACTTATAAACATATTTTCGATATTTCAATATGGATTACATAGGGGCACTCACCTTGAATCTTAATTTGCAGCATCGGCAGCCTAGGCGTCCACAACTCGCAGGCGTGCGTGGCGAACGTGACGGTGCGGAACGCGGTGATCCGCAACTCGGACAACGGCCTGCGGATCAAGACCTGGCAGGGCGGCATGGGCTCCGTCTCCGGGATCACCTTCGACGGCGTGCTCATGGAGAACGTGCGCAACTGCATCATCGTCGACCAGTACTACTGCATGGACAAGCGGTGCATGAACCAGTCCACCGCCGTGCATGTCACCGACGTCTCCTACGCCAACATCCGCGGCTCCTACGACGTCCGCAGCGCGCCCATCCACTTCGCCTGCAGCGACACCGTCCCCTGCACCAACGTCACCATGTCCGAGGTCGAGCTGCTGCCCTTCAGCGGCGAGCTCGTCGACGACCCCTTCTGCTGGAGCGCCTACGGGATCCAGGAGACGCCCACCATCCCGCCCATCTCCTGCCTGCAGGACGGCATCCCGGACTCCCTCCTCGACAACCCGGATCTCAAGTGCCGATGAGGCCCTAGTCAGGTGCCAAGTTCAGACTGTTTTTGGTTCAGATAGTTGGGTATGTATAGGACTACAGACATTATTCGAGTCAAGTGGAGTTGTACatgtgtgcttctcatctgctcccTCTCGGTAAAGGTTGTACGTACATGGCACCCCGGTAGCTCCTAGGCAAATGGAATTTGTTGATCTCGGTATTGGATTCCAGTTATGCTATAGTAAAATTTGCATTTTATTGTGTTAGTAAATTTCAGTCTGATTTTCATGATGGAGTTCAGTCTGGACTCGTAATGTTTATTACTTTTTGTTTATATTACCCGGCCTTTCCATGTTGTATCACATGAGACAGAGAAAATTGCATGTACCAGCAACTCTTGGGGCAAACTTTGCACAAACCAGTGACTGGAACTTGGTATTGCACAGACCCGCAACTCTAGATGTAATTCAGTGTATGGAGCTCTAATTATCAACTTACAGGAGACGCAGACGCCCCTGATAACTTCAGCTGGAAGAGGTTTATGTCAGGTTCCTATTCTGCCAAGGATACATACAGGCTGCTATGCCAGGGAGGCTGCACTTTCAATCTACACAAGCCCATTTGGAAGGCTTTCGCACCTCTTAAGTGCAAGCTCTTCATGTGGCTGGCGAGCAAGAAGCGGCTCTGGACTGCGAGATTCAGCCACGGTCTGCAAGATCAA from Lolium rigidum isolate FL_2022 chromosome 4, APGP_CSIRO_Lrig_0.1, whole genome shotgun sequence encodes the following:
- the LOC124650262 gene encoding polygalacturonase At1g48100-like, whose protein sequence is MRAARPGLPRLMAVTLALVALFGVGVHGRNHIHKKPHGGGGAGHRGGAKGGSTVVSSPAVPPDEDATPLVAPPPPSPSGSIVPSDPATPAQPAEQCVFDVREYGATGENTADDTEAFRAAWSAACAVESAVLLVPSDGTFTISSTTFSGPCKPGLVFQVDGVLMPPDGPDCWPASDNRRQWLVFSNLDGMTLRGAGTIEGNGEDWWNLPCKPHRGPNGSTLHGPCDSPTLIRFFMSCNLVVQGLRVENSPEFHFRFDGCSDVLVDGLFIRSPANSPNTDGIHVENTERVGIYNSKISNGDDCISIGTGSYDVDIQNVTCGPGHGISIGSLGVHNSQACVANVTVRNAVIRNSDNGLRIKTWQGGMGSVSGITFDGVLMENVRNCIIVDQYYCMDKRCMNQSTAVHVTDVSYANIRGSYDVRSAPIHFACSDTVPCTNVTMSEVELLPFSGELVDDPFCWSAYGIQETPTIPPISCLQDGIPDSLLDNPDLKCR